Proteins from a single region of Eremothecium gossypii ATCC 10895 chromosome VI, complete sequence:
- the ARP3 gene encoding actin-related protein 3 (Syntenic homolog of Saccharomyces cerevisiae YJR065C (ARP3)), with amino-acid sequence MSYLNNPAVVMDNGTGLTKLGFAGNDSPSWVFPTAIATAQPSKTAKSSSMSGMGQSGSGMGAGGSAFFGNTTSATSFTGFTSSSLMSNNLAGKRGTEDLDFYIGNEALAAAQGPSYSLSYPIRHGQVEDWNHMERFWENSIFKYLRTEPEDHFFLLTEPPLNPPENREQVAEIFFESFNCAGLYIAVQAVLALAASWTSSKVTDRSLTGTVIDSGDGVTHVIPVAEGYVIGSAIKHIPIAGRDITLFIQSLLRERGEVDTSLRTAERIKQEYCYVCPDIVKEFNKFDRDATKFAQFIVENKEKTQKKVVDVGYERFLAPEIFFNPEIASSDFLTPLPTVVDQTIQACPIDVRKGLYNNIVLSGGSTMFKDFGRRLQRDLRSIVNNRIAQSELLSGTKSTGVEVQVISHRRQRNAVWFGGSLLAQTAEFKSYCHTKKDYEEYGPQIVRNFSLFNMV; translated from the coding sequence ATGTCATACCTCAATAATCCTGCTGTTGTCATGGACAATGGTACAGGATTGACCAAATTGGGATTTGCAGGTAACGACTCGCCCTCATGGGTGTTCCCAACGGCAATTGCGACTGCGCAGCCTTCCAAGACGGCCAAGAGTAGCAGTATGAGCGGTATGGGCCAGAGCGGGAGCGGTATGGGCGCTGGCGGGTCTGCATTCTTTGGCAACACGACGTCGGCGACGTCGTTCACGGGCTTTACGTCATCTTCTTTGATGTCGAACAACCTGGCTGGGAAGCGCGGGACGGAGGACCTCGACTTTTACATTGGCAACGAGGCGCTGGCAGCGGCACAGGGGCCGTCGTACTCGCTGTCCTATCCGATCAGACACGGGCAGGTGGAGGACTGGAACCACATGGAGCGGTTCTGGGAGAACTCGATCTTCAAGTACCTGCGGACAGAGCCGGAAGACCACTTCTTCCTGCTGACGGAGCCTCCTTTGAACCCGCCCGAGAACAGGGAGCAGGTGGCGGAGATTTTCTTTGAGTCGTTCAACTGCGCAGGCCTGTACATCGCGGTGCAAGCTGTGCTGGCTCTCGCCGCGTCATGGACTTCGTCGAAGGTAACAGACCGGTCCCTGACGGGTACAGTGATTGACTCCGGCGATGGTGTCACACATGTGATTCCTGTTGCAGAGGGCTATGTGATTGGCTCCGCGATCAAACACATCCCGATTGCCGGACGGGACATCACCCTTTTCATCCAGTCGCTGCTACGTGAGCGGGGCGAGGTGGACACTTCGTTGCGCACGGCTGAGCGCATAAAGCAGGAATACTGCTACGTGTGTCCTGACATTGTCAAGGAGTTTAACAAGTTCGACAGGGACGCCACGAAATTTGCACAGTTTATCGTGGAAAACAAGGAGAAGACGCAGAAGAAGGTGGTCGATGTTGGATACGAGAGGTTCTTGGCTCCTGAGATTTTCTTCAACCCCGAGATTGCATCCTCAGACTTCCTCACGCCATTGCCCACGGTGGTAGATCAGACCATCCAGGCCTGTCCGATTGATGTTCGTAAGGGCCTCTACAACAACATCGTCCTATCCGGCGGCTCCACAATGTTCAAGGACTTTGGTCGCAGGCTACAGAGAGATCTGAGATCCATAGTCAACAACAGAATTGCACAGAGCGAGTTGTTGAGCGGCACGAAGTCCACTGGTGTAGAGGTCCAGGTGATCTCACACAGAAGGCAGCGGAATGCTGTGTGGTTCGGTGGTTCTCTGTTGGCCCAGACTGCCGAATTCAAGAGCTACTGTCATACGAAGAAGGATTATGAGGAATATGGCCCACAAATTGTCAGGAACTTCAGCTTATTTAACATGGTCTGA